The genomic region CGGAAAGATTGAAGAGATTGGCCAAACTGTCCACCGGGTCGTTGAAGATGAAGTTGGGATAGGAGACCTTGTTGGCGGAAAGAAAATCCTCCACCTTGGCGGCCAGTTTGGCCGAATCCCCGACTACGAAGAAATCGGCCGAAACGCCGATCATTTTCAGCCGGGCGGTGTCAATGGACTGGTAAAATTTTACCAGATCCGGAATTTCGGTGGTGCAGGGGCCGCACCAGGTGGCCCAAAAATTGACCACCAGCGGTTTTTGTCTGAATTCCAAAAGCCGCGTCCGCA from Verrucomicrobiia bacterium harbors:
- a CDS encoding TlpA disulfide reductase family protein, with protein sequence GFQTRPCIAKAMKFVRIWIIVFAVLLACAKAPPKREPLATVVTTADLRTRLLEFRQKPLVVNFWATWCGPCTTEIPDLVKFYQSIDTARLKMIGVSADFFVVGDSAKLAAKVEDFLSANKVSYPNFIFNDPVDSLANLFNLSGILPETIIYDSAGREVFRHQDLITLSELQTALDSLQGQSNQPQ